Proteins from a genomic interval of Mesobacillus sp. S13:
- a CDS encoding bifunctional NUDIX hydrolase family protein/GNAT family N-acetyltransferase encodes MELWNIYDQYRHMTDRVHERGQEMKAGDYHLVVHVWIVNDDGQFLIQRRQPWKIGFPNMWDCSAAGSAVMGDDSEQAAIREVKEEIGIDLDIEKGERIFTVRFSQGFDDIWLVRQNVAIEELQLQEEEVAEARWASEEEIKEMVKKGEFIPFNYFDQLFEIIHSGISLKKASIEDAEELLALQREVFMPLYKKYKDHETSPVTQTMERFMARFERGTYFKILFDGELAGSVLVYEKSPGLMRLHIINILEKHHNKGIAQAVMKRLEIMYPEADAWELDTILTEKRNCYLYEKMGYKQTGEAKVINKDLTIIRYRKDFNVSKIVSI; translated from the coding sequence ATGGAACTTTGGAATATTTACGACCAATACAGGCATATGACGGATCGGGTTCATGAAAGAGGGCAAGAGATGAAGGCGGGGGATTATCACCTTGTGGTCCATGTCTGGATTGTGAATGATGATGGACAGTTTCTGATCCAAAGGAGGCAGCCTTGGAAAATCGGCTTCCCGAATATGTGGGACTGCTCGGCTGCAGGTTCTGCGGTCATGGGTGATGATAGTGAGCAGGCGGCCATCCGGGAGGTCAAGGAAGAGATTGGAATCGACCTGGACATCGAAAAGGGTGAACGGATTTTTACGGTGAGGTTTTCACAGGGTTTCGATGATATTTGGCTGGTCCGGCAAAATGTCGCGATTGAAGAGCTGCAACTCCAAGAAGAGGAAGTGGCTGAAGCGAGATGGGCAAGTGAAGAGGAAATAAAGGAAATGGTCAAAAAAGGTGAATTCATTCCGTTTAACTATTTCGATCAGTTATTTGAAATCATTCATTCAGGCATCAGTCTGAAGAAGGCATCCATTGAGGATGCAGAGGAACTTCTGGCTCTGCAGCGAGAAGTTTTCATGCCTTTGTATAAAAAATACAAGGACCATGAAACCAGCCCGGTGACCCAAACGATGGAGAGATTCATGGCTAGGTTCGAAAGGGGCACTTATTTTAAGATTCTCTTTGATGGTGAACTCGCAGGAAGCGTCTTAGTGTATGAAAAATCCCCTGGATTGATGAGGCTGCATATTATCAACATCCTGGAAAAACACCATAATAAAGGGATTGCCCAGGCCGTCATGAAACGGCTGGAAATCATGTACCCTGAAGCAGATGCATGGGAGCTGGATACCATACTTACTGAAAAGCGCAACTGCTACTTGTATGAAAAGATGGGCTATAAACAAACCGGGGAAGCCAAAGTCATCAATAAAGACCTGACGATTATCCGTTATCGTAAAGACTTCAACGTATCCAAAATTGTGAGTATCTAG
- a CDS encoding calcium/sodium antiporter, translating to MTYILLAIGFALLIKGADYFVEGSSKIATLLRVPPLLVGLTIVAFGTSSPEATVSIIAAMEGSSEVSLGNVIGSNIFNITLVVGITAMINPLAVETMTIRKEIPFTLLASVALAAVANDIALDMANINLIGRSEGIILLLFFMIFLYYIIEIALNNREPASSVAADAGRGTWGKNIFFTLAGLAAIIFGGDLVVDNATEIALSLGMSETLVGLTIVAVGTSLPELITSITAALKKKSEIALGNIVGSNIFNILFVLGTSATISPLAVNDKIFTDIALMIILTAVLLIFSRSKFKISKVEGAILAAGYIVYLIYIILRN from the coding sequence TTGACTTATATCCTTTTAGCTATCGGTTTTGCCTTACTCATAAAGGGAGCGGATTATTTCGTCGAAGGCTCTTCTAAAATTGCCACACTGCTCCGGGTTCCTCCCCTGTTGGTTGGTTTGACGATTGTCGCTTTCGGAACAAGTTCACCAGAAGCCACTGTCAGTATCATTGCCGCGATGGAGGGCAGCAGCGAGGTTTCTCTCGGGAATGTCATCGGGAGCAATATCTTCAACATCACGCTTGTTGTCGGAATCACAGCCATGATCAACCCGCTTGCTGTGGAAACGATGACGATCCGGAAAGAAATACCGTTCACCCTCCTGGCAAGCGTAGCGCTGGCAGCAGTGGCCAATGATATAGCACTCGATATGGCAAACATCAATTTAATTGGCAGAAGCGAAGGCATCATCCTGCTTCTCTTCTTTATGATTTTCCTTTATTACATCATCGAAATTGCCTTGAATAATCGGGAACCAGCATCGTCCGTGGCTGCAGATGCCGGCAGAGGAACCTGGGGAAAGAATATTTTCTTTACGCTTGCCGGGCTCGCTGCGATTATCTTTGGCGGTGACCTGGTAGTTGATAACGCAACGGAAATTGCTCTTTCCCTCGGGATGAGTGAAACTCTTGTCGGCCTGACGATTGTGGCCGTCGGTACCTCATTGCCAGAATTGATTACATCCATTACCGCCGCGCTGAAAAAGAAAAGCGAAATTGCACTCGGCAATATTGTCGGAAGCAATATCTTCAACATCCTGTTCGTCCTGGGGACATCAGCTACCATATCACCGCTGGCTGTTAATGATAAAATCTTCACCGACATTGCCTTAATGATCATTCTGACAGCTGTCCTGCTGATTTTCTCAAGATCGAAGTTCAAGATTTCAAAAGTTGAGGGAGCCATCCTCGCAGCCGGTTATATCGTATATTTGATTTATATTATTTTGCGCAATTAA
- a CDS encoding peptide MFS transporter gives MSNLNRQKIVESVPQSGFFGHPKGLFTLFFTEFWERFSYYGMRAILVFYMYYEVSKGGLGLDETLALSIMSIYGSLVYMSGVIGGWLADRIFGTSRAVFYGGVLIMLGHIALAIPGSVTMFFVSMILIVIGTGLLKPNVSTVVGEMYSENDARRDAGFTIFYMGINAGAFLAPLIVGAVSDAYNFHYGFAIAAIGMFVGLLVFVFTKKKNLGLAGTAVPNPLSPSEKKKTFTIFAIAIVAIGILSAILIPAGLLTFESFINLVTILGILIPTAYFIIMYRSPKTTEVERSRVLAYIPLFLAAVMFWAIQEQGSTILANYADKRTQLEFAGISISPAWFQSLNPLFIIIFAPIFAGFWVKLGDRQPSIPKKFSFSLMFAGLSFLVILIPGYFTGSDALVSPLWLVLSYLIVVFGELLISPVGLSATTKLAPAAFSAQTMSLWFLASAAAQAINAQIVKFYSAETEMAYFGTIGGASIVLGIILFIMSPKIQGYMKGIK, from the coding sequence ATGTCAAACCTAAATAGGCAGAAAATTGTGGAGAGTGTCCCGCAAAGTGGATTCTTCGGACATCCTAAGGGACTTTTCACTCTTTTCTTCACAGAATTCTGGGAGCGTTTTTCTTACTATGGAATGAGAGCGATCCTCGTATTCTACATGTATTATGAAGTTTCAAAAGGCGGATTGGGCCTTGATGAAACACTCGCATTATCCATCATGTCCATTTACGGATCACTAGTATATATGTCTGGTGTCATTGGTGGATGGCTTGCTGACCGTATTTTCGGTACTTCTAGAGCTGTTTTCTACGGTGGAGTCCTGATCATGCTTGGACATATTGCGCTAGCGATTCCTGGAAGCGTAACCATGTTCTTTGTCTCCATGATCCTAATTGTAATCGGTACAGGTCTATTGAAGCCTAACGTATCGACTGTCGTTGGTGAAATGTACAGCGAAAATGACGCTCGTCGCGATGCTGGTTTCACGATTTTCTACATGGGCATCAACGCTGGTGCATTCCTTGCGCCACTGATCGTTGGAGCAGTTTCTGATGCTTATAATTTCCATTACGGCTTTGCCATTGCTGCAATCGGTATGTTCGTTGGATTATTAGTTTTTGTTTTTACAAAGAAAAAGAATCTTGGTCTTGCTGGGACAGCTGTTCCAAACCCGCTTTCACCTTCTGAAAAGAAGAAAACTTTCACAATCTTTGCTATAGCAATTGTCGCAATCGGTATTTTAAGTGCTATTTTAATTCCTGCTGGACTTTTAACATTCGAAAGCTTTATTAACCTTGTCACAATCCTTGGTATCTTAATTCCGACTGCGTACTTTATCATCATGTACCGCAGCCCGAAAACAACAGAAGTTGAACGTTCACGCGTTCTAGCTTATATTCCTTTATTCCTGGCTGCTGTCATGTTCTGGGCAATCCAGGAGCAAGGTTCAACTATCCTTGCAAACTATGCGGACAAGCGTACGCAATTAGAATTCGCTGGAATCTCCATTTCTCCAGCATGGTTCCAGTCATTGAACCCATTATTCATCATTATCTTTGCACCGATTTTCGCAGGATTCTGGGTGAAGCTTGGGGACCGCCAGCCATCTATTCCTAAGAAATTCTCATTCTCATTGATGTTCGCTGGTCTTTCATTCCTTGTCATCCTGATTCCTGGATACTTCACAGGTTCAGATGCACTTGTCAGCCCGTTATGGCTTGTACTTAGCTACCTGATCGTCGTATTCGGTGAATTGCTGATCTCACCTGTTGGTCTTTCAGCAACAACTAAGCTGGCACCTGCTGCATTCTCTGCACAAACAATGAGCCTCTGGTTCCTTGCAAGTGCTGCAGCACAAGCAATTAACGCACAAATCGTTAAATTCTACTCTGCTGAAACAGAGATGGCTTACTTTGGTACAATCGGTGGAGCATCCATCGTGTTAGGTATCATCCTGTTCATCATGTCTCCAAAGATTCAAGGATACATGAAAGGTATTAAATAA
- a CDS encoding DUF305 domain-containing protein codes for MKNNYGKFALMVLTSTVIMFILMYLNAYSIDHVFFSETRLYMALIMGGVMAIVMLSFMMKMYTNKKVNIGIFAGSALLIAVSLFLVRSQTTVDDESWMKAMIPHHSIAILTSERAEIEDPRVRKLADEIIKAQRKEIGEMKMLIKDLEEKEEDE; via the coding sequence ATGAAGAACAATTACGGCAAATTTGCCCTGATGGTGCTGACTTCCACGGTTATCATGTTCATTCTCATGTATTTGAATGCCTATAGTATTGATCATGTATTCTTCAGTGAAACAAGACTTTACATGGCCTTGATCATGGGCGGTGTGATGGCAATTGTCATGCTATCTTTCATGATGAAAATGTATACAAACAAGAAAGTGAACATCGGAATATTCGCCGGAAGCGCCTTGTTGATTGCGGTTTCGCTGTTCCTTGTACGCAGCCAGACAACTGTTGATGACGAATCTTGGATGAAAGCGATGATCCCGCACCACTCGATCGCCATCCTGACAAGTGAGCGTGCCGAAATCGAGGATCCTCGCGTGAGAAAACTTGCTGACGAGATTATCAAGGCACAGCGTAAAGAAATCGGCGAAATGAAGATGCTGATTAAGGACCTGGAAGAGAAGGAAGAAGACGAATAG